ggcagcacagatagagtcacgaaatggtggttcaaggcaagagatgtaaaagggcaatatttatgtaaatatatattccagtttggtaagattctttaatatgtcattcaatttgatataaactatctgttgcttaagcattcattttgggggtatagttttcctttaaaggtgaaccaccccattaatatATTAAATTCCAAAATGAAGAAATTATAGTAAATgtcttaatatttaaaaatatcaccTACAAACCTTTTCATTGAAGGCAGAGACCCGTAAAAAAAAACGTAGGGGGTTATGTATtgaggtccgaatttatctcagtatttctaatatcaaacttggagcaactccgaattcccaaatggacctcatttataaagaaaaaagcctgaaaaaatagggttgtgcaaacttctgagctttccctgaaaactccgaattgttcAGCGTTTTCTGCAAAAACGAAGATATTTTCggagttttttgcacagaaaccactAAATCatcaggaccttgagagcttttagatgccattgTTTTAGATTCAGAGTTATTAATTAGACCAtcgtactttaataaatctccaaaaaaattcttaatttgttttttgctctgaaaactacaaattatttgaggttcggatattcagagcttgataaataaccccctaaaagtggtggatttttaaaaggaaaaatggcAGCAAATTGGAAGGGCTAATGCCTGAGGCTGTCTTGCCCTGGAAAATGTGTCTCAGTTTTGTATCCCCATAGAAGGATAATATTTTAATGCAATCACCCAATTTACAGTCTGGATATTTGACTGGTTTCtcacaaaaaaaaccacactaCGATCCTGATATTGATCTTCTGTAGGTTGTCTTCTTATATAACCAATTATATTGTATTCAACAGAATGGTCAAAAACTAAAAGTTTACCAGGGCCATCGTGATGCCATTCAGTGCAGCGCCTTCTCACTAAATGGATCATATATAGTAAGTCATTTATgctaaaataatatgtatgtatattctcaATATGTTTTTAGTTCAGCATTTGGAAATTATCTGGCAACATCAACGTGCTTCCGCTTGAAGACAGTAAGGGCAtcaggctgctctgatgttcttctgcttaggaaagatgtgagaaaggtttctaatttatttcctcagagcagcctctttctttctcctgacaacttccttgactacttggtggtcagaaaatgaccagcaggtggcgctgttgtaacaaaattcattcatattaacagctcatgtgtcaagaccgccgggagcgcgaggagtcgcgtccgctcccagcggcgaagaattcaagatggcggcgcccagtcaacccacgtgggttccggcGCCGTggcgtcagcgcggcgcgacggtcgcaggcgcgctgacgctggcgcaagggcgccaaattcaaacataaaaggacgcctgagacgccaagatggcgcccgaaaataggattctgttccctgagagtttcctgggttcccttgctgttttccctacttatatctgcctgattccttgttgtgaccccttgcctggacctggacttcgctgatactctgcctgctattgaccccctgcctggactttggactttgattatattctgcctgccttgtgacctgtagcctgaacccgattaccctttctgcttaatccctggataccacgatcctgatccctcctgaggggcttcctcctagatccggactactccccagagggggctcccggctccctgacattattttcgggccatggatccttctgaggaagccacacctcatgtcggacgagcgctccgcggactggcatcccgcatggaggactacgaaaaccagcaggttcgcattgggcaagcactcgatgtcctgctagctcaagtgccttctgagccttccaatgctccacctactggagatcccccatggcggcagcccctacgaacgcaagctacccgacaggtgagcctcgcattccacctccccctcgcttcagtggggacccacaagcctgcagggggtttgccactcaatgccaaattcaatttgagttccaacccacacagtttccaagtgagcgttccaaggtggggtatgtgatgtctcgattggaaggcaagccactggagtgggcaaagactttctccaagcttttcgtttaatctttgatgctccaggtcgggttacgaacgcccctgcccgtctcttgcagctccggcagggaagccgcagtgtcaatgactatgctatagacttccgaacactgatggcggagactgcctggtgtgatgacgcttacaaggctgtatactaccaaggcctatccatccgcatcaaagatgatctcgtctccagagagactcctgacaccctggaagggctgatcgctctatccattaaagtggacactcgtctcagagagcaccaggtggagagagagcgcagcagacgattttctcccttgttggcccctcgctttcaaaggccgattctgcaaacacccgctgttcctgtgactcatgtgtcaacgtcccccttggaggaacctatgcaagtaggaaagactcgcctctccgagcaggaaagactccgaagacgtatggcaggtctcggtttatactgtggtgggcattcccattttgccaacgcctgtcctgccaaagccaagagttttgtaccccgaggtatatctcaggtttctcatgtagggggcatcactcgaggtcctcaggagaagtatcaagaaagttcacgcagacttcttcttcctttgcagattcacctggcaagtaagtctatcttcgaaagggccttcctcgactccggagcggatggcaatttcatggatgccttttttgccgaacgcatgaggATTCCCCTGCTTCCCttatcttcacccctgcgaattaccgccatagatgacaaacccctggagtttgaattcgtcacaaagttcacggcggaactatctgtacaagttggggcgctgcatcaagaaaaactttcattcttcatcatcccctgtccttctactccagtaatattgggtcttccgtggttacgtctgcataaccccaccatagactggtccactgggcagatctctcgttggagtttattttgcctgcaacattgccttccgtcaaaacccctcgagaaggtgaatgtctcctctgcggaattaaagactttgccctccacttacaagggattttccgatgtgttttgtaaaaagtcggcagagttccttcccccacatcgctcctacgattgtccggttgaactcctgccaggagctatgccccccagagggcgcacctaccctctctctcctgcagagactaccgctatgaaggagtacatccaagaaaatctccagcggggtttatccgcccttctacctctcctgcaggggctgggttcttctttgtggagaagaaggacggaggccttcggccttgtatagactatcggggtctgaataagatcaccgtgaagaacaggtaccccctgcccctgattgccgagctctttgaccagctgaaaggggcaaagattttctccaagttggatctccggggggcctacaacctcattcgcatccgggagggtgacgaatggaagacggcattcaacactcgggatgggcactatgaatatctcgttatgcccttcggcctatgcaatgcccctgccgtcttccaggagtttgttaatgatgtgttccgagatctcctaggaaggttcgtagtcgtatacttggacgacatcctgatcttttccaaggaccttgaaagtcatcgctcccaggtgaaggaggtactctctcgtctgaggaagaactctctcttcgccaagttggagaagtgtgtcttcgaggtatccaagatccccttcctaggatacattatctctccagagggatttgagatggaccccgtgaaggtgtcggccatccaggagtggcctctcccactgagtaccaaggcaatccagaggttcatcggatttgctaattattatcgacagttcatccggggttctcttcccgcattgcacctatcctggccctcatccggaaagggggtaaacccagcctgtggcctcaatccgccatagaagcctttcagtccttgaaagaggccttcacgtccgctcctgttctccgacatcccaatcctgcactacccttctgcatcgaagtcgatgcttctgaagtcggagccggagctatcctgtctcagagacactccactgatggaaaattgcacccctgtgcgtttttctccaagaagttctcatccacagagcagaactatgatgtcggaaatcgagaactcttagcagtcaagcttgcccttgaagaatggcgtcacctcctggagggctctgaaattcctgtccagattttcacagatcacaagaatctggagtttatacagtccctcaagaggctaaatcccagacaagccaggtgggcccttttcttttcccgttttaactttgttttgacttatcgcccaggttccaagaatctgaaagccgatgccttgtctcgtagcttcactccggtggatcgtgaccctgagaggcaggagccaatcattccaccagtcaagatcattgcctctctgtatccccaattttgccgaccagattctggctgggcagtcctcggctcctcaagatactccgattggcatggccttcgtccctccagaacttcgcctggccatcctgcaacaaacccactgctccagacaagctggacatcctggtccggccaagacccttgaactcttgaggcgcctagtctggtggcctgatatccgcaaggatgtaaaggactttgtggctgcttgtaatgtctgtgccacttctaagcctagccattcccgccccagcgggttgttacagccattgccggttccctctcgtccgtggacgcacctctctatggactttattgtcgaacttcctccctccggtgggaatactgtgatctgggttgtcattgaccgcttcagcaaaatggcccatttcatccctttgaagaagttaccctctgcggtggaattatcccaactctttattaagtacatcttccgcctgcatggtttcccggtggagatcgtctccgacagaggcacccagtttaccgccaagttctggcgttctctatgtaaagacttgggaataacacttaaattttcatctgcctaccacccgcagacgaatggggcagctgaacgtgtgaaccaagccttagaatagttcctgaggaaccacgtgtctctttgccaggacgattggtctgacctcctcccgtgggcagagtttgctcataataatgcatgtcattcctccacaggaaggtctccatttatggtggtgtatggacagcaccctcaagcctttcctcaggacttcgtgttgtcggacgtcccggctgcagatgatctgacagcccatatgcttgctatttgggctgcaaccaagtctaatctggagaagtgtgctctagtccacaagactttcgcggatcgccgtagaaggccctctcctccctacaaggtgggtgataatgtctggctctcttccaggaatattcgcttgaaggtgccatctcccaagttgggtccgaagttcctgggtccgttccccatcttggagataattaaccctgtagccatcagacttcaactcccaccagagatgagaatccccaacgtgttccacgtctccctggtgaagcccaccgtctccaaccgtttctctggtgtccaatctcctcctcctgctgtctctgtggagggtcaacaagaattcgaggtggagagaatccttgattccagaatctccagagggtcccttcagtacctcatccattggaagggctttggccccgaagaatgctcttgggagggacatcgtgatgtgcatgctcctcgtttggtaagagacttccactccaagtttccccagaaaccaagtcccggtggtcctgaggccccccgtgaggggggggtactgtcaagaccgccgggagcgcgaggagtcgcgtccgctcccggcggcgaagaattcaagatggcggcgcccagtcaacccacgtgggttccgacgccggcgctgtggcgtcagcgcggcgcgacggtcgcaggcgcgctgacgctggcgcaagggcgccaaattcaaacataaaaggacgcctgagacgccaagatggcgcccgaaaataggattctgttccctgagagtttcctgggttcccttgctgttttccctacttatatctgcctgattccttgttgtgaccccttgcctggacctggacttcgctgatactctgcctgctattgaccccctgcctggactttggactttgattatattctgcctgccttgtgacctgtagcctgaacccgattaccctttctgcttaatccctggataccacgatcctgatccctcctgaggggcttcctcctagatccggactactccccagagggggctcccggctccctgacatcatgtatcccttaatattttgtaataaaaacaaaataaataatgaatgtaaattgcaaaagtgcctaGAACTGCATTATTATAAGTGGTTGGGCAATTTTATTTAGATGTGGTAATGTAAATGCAAATGATCTTTCACTGGCAGGGGGACAGTGAGACTGTGGAATTCTCTGGCAGGTAATGTTATGGCAGGTTTTCTTTATGCCTTTAAGAGGTTCCTGGATGTCTTCTTGGACAGTTACATATCCAGAGCTATAGTTTgggttgtgtatgtgtgtatatttgtttatGTAAACAGGTCCAATATTTTTATGGGACACTGCAAACAAAAATATTGTTAGTTCTTTTCTCTCCCAATTTGCAGGCCACGGGATCCTGGGACTATACGGTCAGAGTCTGGATACTGCAGAATAAAGGAACAGACAAGATATTGGAAGGACATAAGAGTAATGTCAGCTGTGTTTCCTTCTCTGTATCTGGCATGCTGGTGAGAGACTAAGTCTGGTGTGATTGCATCatgatacaggtacgggatccgttatccggaaacccgttatacagaaagctccgaattacggaatgcccgtctcccatagactccattttatccaaataatccaaatttttaaaaatgatttcctttttcctatgtcttataaaaacggtaccttgtacttgatccaaacaaagatataattaatccttattggatgcaaaatcagcctactgggtttatttaaaggataagcaaacttttacaataagtcaatgtaaaattgatgaggggggctattctaagcacttttgcgatttacattcattgtttattttctttttatttcaagatattaagggatacatgtactgttaacgtCAAcaaattttgttccaacagcaccacctgctgaccagtctgaccacatagtagtcaaggaagttatcagggtaaagaaagaggctgttctgatgttcttctgcttaagtaaaaaaaattagaaacctttctcacatctttcctaagcagaagaacaccagagcagcctctttctttctcctgacaacttccttgactacttgtggtcagactggtcagaaactgaccagcaggtggtgctgttggaacaaaattcattgatgttaacagtacatgtatccattaatatcttggaataaaaagaaaataaacaataaatgtaaatgacaaaagtgcttagaatagcaacctcatcaattttacattcacttattttaaaggcttaattattctttaatgtttacatgattttctagcagacaaagtatgatgAGCCAAATaacggaatgatccattatccggaaaaccccaggtcccaagcattctagataacaggtcccatacctgtaaaagcatAATATTAAGCCTTGAAATCAGAATGATCGATCATGGTGGAAATATCACATTTGAAAGGCTGCACTTTCTTCATTCATCCATAAATGTTAATTTGTGTCAGAGAGTGGGAAGAACAATGTGGGATTTAATGCTACTTTTTCTTGAATTACATAACTTGCAATAATCGTGCAAGATCCTTAACCACGAAACGCCATAAATGGTTTGAAGCCGTGAAAATGCACTTGAAATTGAAGGATACGAGGATCATGTTTGCCAGTGTGGGAAATGGACAGATTTTGGCTGTTTGTCTGGAATACAAACTCTATATTTTTGGAGCCTTGAAGACTGCAAAATAATTTCTGTACCTCCCCAGAGCAGGACAGAGGGTACCTGGGAACAGGCACTTACTGAGCTCTCTGCTGAAAAATATTccaaccaatttttttaaaaatatttatgtataaaaggATTATCCCAATTTGAAGCCAAGAAAAAATATATGCTAGAACTTTTGCATTCACAAGAGTTATATAGAGAATTATATTACAAATGCAAGTTTGGGAAGAGACAGGCAAGCTATGTTTTTAACTGATGAGAATATTGATTGTTTATTTAGGCCTCTGGTTCCTGGGATAAAACAGTTCGTGTTTGGAACCCACGTAATGGCTCTCTCATCTTCTTAATGACTGGGCATTCTGGATGGGTGAAAAACATGACCTTCTCCCGTGATGGTATTCTCCTGGCGTCCACTGGATATGATAAGAAGGTAATGCACTCTTCACATGGGAATAGCATGGATAATAACTGTCACGTTTGACTGTCTATTTCCCATCctggcaggggtgcttcgccaatgaggcgagttgaggctgtcgcctcaggcggcagcgccccactaggtaccaggggcagcaaaaatgctgctcctggtactttaagagcgaatttccgggggaaggGGGGCAgaagcaactgctgctgcctcagatggcagaggggccaggataaCCCCTGCATCCTGGTTAGTTTTCAAACACACAGTTTCTCTCTTTATGTAGGATTTTAAATTCCTTGAAACTGTTACAAACATCAGATTTGTGATCAGTCCCTCCAGGTCCTTCCTCTTTACTCCCAGAGGTGTCCAACAAGATACAATTATTCACTTTAAATCTCTAAATGAATTGGCCTTAGGCTGGACCCCCTCATTCAGTGTTATTTCCTTATATAGatgtataggattcgttatccggaaacccgttatccagaaagctctgaataacagaaaggccttttcccatagacgccatcatatttattttttaatgagtttcttttctatgtaataataaaacagtagcttgtacttgaacccatctaagatataattaatccttattggaagctaaaaccagcctattgggtttatttaatgtttatatgattttatagtagacttaaggtatgaaaactcattacagacagatccattatccggaaacccattatccagaaagcccagaattacagaaaggcatttTCCCACAGACTGcatttcataatttatttaatgacttcctttttctctgtaataataaaacattatcttgtacttgatcccaactaagatataattaatccttattggaagaaaaaacagccttttggatttatttaatgtttacatgattttctagtagacttaaggtatgaagacttaaattacagacagatacgttatccggaaacccgagcattctggttaataggtctcatacctgtttaTCTAAATTTACAGGGACCTTCCACACCATTTTTTCATGATGGAACAATGTATTTTTAAGCAATTCTTCAATTAGTGATGTGTGACAAATTATCAACTTGCACCCGACCCTAATTCGCCTCCCCTTATATTCCAACACCTgcccccatctctgacatcacagagGGGGCAAGCACGCGTCTATAAATAGACGCCGCAGGAAGTGGCGCATACTTAAATCATGCAGGTTTAATCTGTATAGTATAGTTAGGACCACTATATATTTAGAACTGTACAGCAGCCCTATGGAATGGGTAGATCACACAGACCCAGGTTACAGACAGATTACTTTTATTTTCATGTCCTGCTAAATCCTATGTAAATACTTTTAAATGGCCACCGGTTTATTTCAGGTGAGGCTCTGGGACTGTGAAAATGGGAGATGTGTCAAGGTACTGAAGGTAAGatcatttctttttcctttgctggctcaaaaatattttatacctTTGAAGCCTTTTATTGGATGGGTGTATTATTTCTGTGTATGCTCTTTCCATTGTAGGGGATGATGGAGGTGGTACATGCATGTGCATTCTCACCAGATGGTACCCTGTTTTTAACTGGAGCCATTGGACTTTACCCAGCCTGCTGAACCACAACGATATTGAAAAGATCCACTTGGAACTAAATATTAAAGAATACACTCAATGCATCATGTGTAAGGGCTGCAGTTTGCCTTTGAAGTTCAGACAAAAATGGATTGAGATCCAAACTCTGCCAGTCTGACATTAGGATTCTTGTTTTTAAGTTATTCTTGTGTAGTTCTGTGCTTGGGGTCTTAGTCACTGTAAAACAAATCTTTCCCCCAAAGCTCAAGTTTCTCAGACTGCATTAGGGTTTCTTTCggggttttactgtattttactgcaaaaaagatggttgaaaaaaagacttgcctttagtagttgatccagagcagtgatccccaaccagtagctcgtgagcaacatgttgctccccaaccccatgAATGTTGCTTCCagagcaggtacttatttttgaaatccaggcttggaggcaagttttagttgcagagaaaccaggtgtactggcaaacagaaactcctgtaggcttccagccACATAAGAGCTACCACtagccaatcacaacctttatttggcaccaccaggaacagttttcatgcgcGTGTTgatcaactctttttacatttgattgttgctcacgggtgaaaaaggttggggacccctgatccagaggaaggtaaaaaaaaaaaaaaaaacccccgttATATTTACACTTTCTAAATAGGCATCCAACTTTTTCTTGCAACAAATGTATGTGCCAGTATGAGAGAAAGTAAGAACGTAAACTTTTcagtatttaaaaaggaaaaagttttttgattaaaatggaacaGTCTTTTAATTTCTTGCTGCAAGGGAATCAGGGAGTTTGTATcacttatatattatacatagttatctCCTCATCAGTGCCtctttttcagtgaaaaaaacagcTTGGCCAGTTGACAAAATGATTTGTACATTTACAAACTTTTTCCATTAATATCGCTGTTCTGGGTGATCACCATTGCCCCCAAACTTACAGCCCTTTCTATTTGCAACAGGAACTGAGCCTCTTCACTTACAAGAGTGGGTCTGTAGTTTACCCCTACAATTAACTTGCCTCTTACCATACTCTTTGAAAAATGTCAATTCATAAGGCTTCAGCCCTCTCATTATCATTCAGGAATGGGTTGTCTTTttagtgagaaaatacaggggtACTGAAATTATTCCTTAAATAGTAATCCAGGGATTGGTTCTATTGCCTTCCCCACACTTGGAGAGGGGGAAGGTTGCctctcattaaaggaacagtaacaaatatGTTTGGCCTACACAGCACAGTGTATAGTGTACACAGGAATTCCAGTTGCTAGTTGCCTTTTTGCCCTGCTTCTACGGGGCAACTTGTAAGTAAAATTCTACTGAAAGCTTTAAATCCAAGGGGGAGAAGGCTTTACCTATTATAGCTGTTTTGGGGGTGAATCAAGTGTTAAAATATTTCTACGAGAACGAGCTATATATAGACTTCATTTTGATGTACTAATTGCTTAATaacacaaaattataaatatataatcatgGCAGGGGTCAAATGGCTACTAGTAGGTCCTAAGGAGCACACAGAAAGTGACAGTCACGGAGTTGGggcacaaaaagtaaaaaaaaaaaaaaaaaagaattttgaccTAAGTTTAAAACTTTGGGGAAATTGACCTTGCCACCATCACATTACTTTGAAAAACCTGGTCTCTAACCATGCCATTAGTTCACACCACAAGGCCCATTATAAGAAACGGGAATTCTTTAGCCAAACCAAACTTTATTTAGAACATGACAATTAAGCCTTGACAGCAAATTTGCGTACAGAGTAGAGACGATCCTTCCTTTGCTGTTTCTTTGTCCTCAGACCCTCTTCATGTTTGT
The sequence above is a segment of the Xenopus laevis strain J_2021 chromosome 8L, Xenopus_laevis_v10.1, whole genome shotgun sequence genome. Coding sequences within it:
- the wdr38.L gene encoding WD repeat-containing protein 38 isoform X1, coding for MWKNPSEYFATATVKYFERHKGEVNSCALSPDCQLVLTCSDDSRIHLWEAKSGTLKQKVTGHTGPVKSCCFSPDGLLFASSSHDCTVRIWKVDTVDCLHVLRDHLKSVETVCFSPDSRYLLSGGWDHTAILWEVQNGQKLKVYQGHRDAIQCSAFSLNGSYIATGSWDYTVRVWILQNKGTDKILEGHKSNVSCVSFSVSGMLASGSWDKTVRVWNPRNGSLIFLMTGHSGWVKNMTFSRDGILLASTGYDKKVRLWDCENGRCVKVLKVRSFLFPLLAQKYFIPLKPFIGWVYYFCVCSFHCRG
- the wdr38.L gene encoding WD repeat-containing protein 38 isoform X2 produces the protein MWKNPSEYFATATVKYFERHKGEVNSCALSPDCQLVLTCSDDSRIHLWEAKSGTLKQKVTGHTGPVKSCCFSPDGLLFASSSHDCTVRIWKVDTVDCLHVLRDHLKSVETVCFSPDSRYLLSGGWDHTAILWEVQNGQKLKVYQGHRDAIQCSAFSLNGSYIATGSWDYTVRVWILQNKGTDKILEGHKSNVSCVSFSVSGMLASGSWDKTVRVWNPRNGSLIFLMTGHSGWVKNMTFSRDGILLASTGYDKKVRLWDCENGRCVKVLKGMMEVVHACAFSPDGTLFLTGAIGLYPAC